One Setaria viridis chromosome 5, Setaria_viridis_v4.0, whole genome shotgun sequence genomic region harbors:
- the LOC117855557 gene encoding protein terminal ear1: MEGGGGSGIGGFPGAPGNILDAAAQAFYPAAGAPYPIQPLPHQVYCPHPYPAMPVPPPAMAVPVPVPPMAMALAPPQPGYTLPTSTPVVDGPSSRVVVLGLVPPHAQEADVAQAMAPFGAIRSVDASAVASEGAVTVHFFDIRAAELAVACVREQHMRQQSRLGQLYAAAVSWPPPPAPQPWDWPHDDTRGLVLGHAVWAHFAAGADDGENRGSLVVLSPLPGVSVADLRQVFQAFGTLSPPTEPTNQPFRFPTLVSCVSRSKLYWPPVLVFAGDLKDVRESAHRPSHKFVDFFDTRDAARALAELNGQELFGRRLVIEFTRPSGPGPRRRGGYVPHHRPSAPTPPRHQAAWRPSQLPSSQPSASSSSSSGSVRAREGVVLLRRSSSKSSAGDQSKGGGAGTSHERKGKGGNKVVSPAPSSSTATAPVKQAQKAAGSSGGGNWKGRKSGWEARFLFKEPEAAGDAAGTQAAAAAVEMDTRTTVMIRNIPNKYSQKLLLNMLDNHCIQSNERIAAGGEGQPFSSYDFVYLPIDFNNKCNVGYGFVNLTSPEAAVRLYKAFHKQPWEVYNSRKICQVTYARVQGLEALKEHFKNSKFPCDSDEYLPVAFSPPRDGNLLTEPVPIVGRSPAASSSSPPKSPTASIDPLTQQLMPAPSSSGDGDGDGASSTTASAHAPSDDDHADDDNEEDRLAGELRRLGYTD; this comes from the exons ATGGAGGGTGGGGGAGGGAGTGGAATCGGTGGGTTCCCTGGAGCCCCCGGCAACATTCTCGATGCGGCAGCTCAGGCGTTCTACCCTGCTGCCGGTGCCCCCTACCCTATACAGCCGCTCCCGCACCAGGTATACTGCCCCCACCCGTATCCAGCCATGCCGGTGCCACCGCCGGCGATGGCCGTGCCGGTGCCAGTGCCTCCGATGGCGATGGccctggcgccgccgcagccggggTACACCTTGCCGACGTCGACGCCGGTGGTCGACGGCCCGTCTAGCCGCGTCGTGGTGCTGGGCCTGGTGCCGCCGCACGCGCAGGAGGCAGACGTGGCGCAGGCGATGGCGCCGTTCGGCGCGATCCGCTCCGTCGACGCGTCGGCGGTGGCGTCCGAGGGCGCGGTCACCGTCCACTTCTTCGACAtccgcgccgccgagctcgccgtcgcATGCGTCCGCGAGCAGCACATGCGTCAGCAGAGCCGCCTCGGCCAGCTCTACGCGGCGGCGGTTTCCTggcccccgcccccggcgccccaACCCTGGGACTGGCCCCACGACGACACCCGCGGCCTCGTCCTCGGGCACGCCGTGTGGGCCCacttcgccgccggcgccgacgacggcgagaaCCGCGGCTCCCTGGTCGTGCTCAGCCCCCTCCCCGGCGTCTCGGTCGCGGACCTCCGCCAGGTCTTCCAGGCCTTCGGTACGCTCTCCCCACCGACCGAGCCGACCAACCAGCCATTTCGTTTTCCCACGCTCGTTTCTTGTGTTTCCCGCAGCAAATTGTATTGGCCCCCCGTCCTCGTGTTCGCAGGGGACTTGAAGGATGTGAGGGAGTCGGCGCACCGGCCCAGCCACAAGTTCGTCGACTTCTTCGACACCCGCGACGCCGCGCGGGCGCTCGCGGAGCTTAACGGCCAAGAGCTCttcggccgccgcctcgtcatCGAGTTCACGCGCCCTTCCGGCCCCGGGCCCCGCAG GCGCGGCGGGTACGTGCCCCACCACCGGCCCAGCGCACCGACTCCGCCGAGGCATcaggcggcgtggcggccgtCCCAGCTGCCGTCGTCTCAGCCGTCTgcctcttcctcgtcgtcgtccggcTCTGTGAGGGCGAGGGAAGGAGTGGTGCTCCTGAGGAGGAGCTCCTCTAAGTCCAGCGCAGGCGATCAGTCCAAGGGCGGCGGTGCTGGCACGAGCCACGAGCGCAAGGGCAAGGGTGGCAACAAGGTCGTGtcgccggcgccctcctcgTCGACGGCGACAGCACCCGTGAAGCAAGCCCAGAAAGCAgccgggagcagcggcggcgggaatTGGAAAGGACGGAAGAGCGGGTGGGAGGCGCGGTTCCTGTTCAAGGAGCccgaggccgccggcgacgccgctgGCACgcaggctgcggcggcggctgtggagATGGACACGAGGACCACCGTCATGATCAGGAACATACCCAACAAGTACAG CCAGAAGCTGCTGCTCAACATGCTGGACAACCACTGCATCCAGTCCAACGAGCGGATCGCGGCAGGCGGCGAGGGCCAGCCCTTCTCCTCCTACGATTTCGTCTACCTCCCCATCGATTTCAA TAACAAGTGCAATGTGGGCTACGGCTTCGTCAACCTGACCTCGCCTGAGGCCGCCGTGCGGCTCTACAAGGCGTTCCACAAGCAGCCGTGGGAGGTGTATAACTCGCGCAAGATCTGCCAAGTCACATACGCGCGCGTACAG GGCCTGGAGGCGCTGAAGGAGCACTTCAAGAACTCAAAGTTCCCGTGCGACAGCGACGAGTACCTGCCGGTGGCGTTCTCACCGCCGCGCGACGGCAATCTGCTGACGGAGCCGGTGCCTATCGTcggccgctcgcccgccgcgtcgtcgtcgtcgcctcccaAGAGCCCGACCGCCAGCATCGACCCGCTGACGCAGCAGCTGATGCCGGCGCCCTCCtcgtccggcgacggcgacggcgacggcgcgtcTTCGACCACGGCGTCCGCCCACGCGCCGTCCGACGACGACCAcgccgacgacgacaacgaGGAAGACAggctcgccggcgagctgcggcgCCTGGGCTACACCGACTAG